One Yimella lutea DNA window includes the following coding sequences:
- a CDS encoding ECF transporter S component: MTATTTHVPSGRAKAIPLRPRSALAIALVSIVGVIGFAWPLFITADSTLASHTNDAPLLFALMLPLLLAVVLSEVSEGGIDSKAIAMLGVLSAVDAMMRPLGAGTGGIEVMFFLLVLSGRVFGAGFGFVLGCTSMFASAILTAGIGPWLPFQMLGAGWIALGAGLLPPLRGRAEIFMLIGYGIISSLLYGWILNFYFWPLGTTGEPAISVVPGGPLLTNLKHFLAFNLATSLGWDLGRAITTSVLIAITGRPILLTLRRASRKAAFGRPTSLAD, encoded by the coding sequence ATGACGGCCACCACCACGCATGTACCCAGCGGTCGGGCGAAGGCGATCCCGTTGCGTCCGCGCTCCGCGCTCGCGATCGCGCTGGTCAGCATCGTGGGCGTGATCGGGTTCGCGTGGCCGTTGTTCATCACGGCCGACTCGACGCTCGCCTCGCACACCAATGATGCTCCGTTGCTGTTCGCACTGATGCTCCCGCTCCTGCTGGCGGTCGTGTTGTCGGAGGTGAGCGAGGGCGGCATCGACTCCAAAGCGATCGCGATGCTCGGTGTGCTGTCGGCCGTCGACGCGATGATGCGGCCGCTCGGCGCCGGCACCGGGGGCATCGAGGTGATGTTCTTCCTGCTGGTGCTGTCCGGACGGGTCTTCGGCGCCGGCTTCGGCTTCGTCCTCGGATGTACGAGCATGTTCGCCTCGGCGATCCTCACCGCGGGCATCGGTCCCTGGCTGCCCTTCCAGATGCTAGGGGCGGGGTGGATCGCGCTCGGCGCCGGTCTGCTGCCACCGCTGCGCGGACGGGCGGAGATCTTCATGCTGATCGGCTACGGAATCATCTCCAGCCTGCTGTACGGCTGGATCCTGAACTTCTATTTCTGGCCCCTCGGCACGACCGGGGAGCCCGCGATCTCGGTCGTTCCCGGTGGTCCGCTGCTGACCAACCTCAAGCACTTCCTGGCGTTCAACCTGGCCACGTCCCTCGGCTGGGACCTCGGCCGCGCGATCACCACGTCCGTCCTGATCGCCATCACCGGACGTCCGATCCTGCTCACCCTGCGTCGCGCGTCCCGCAAGGCAGCATTCGGTCGACCGACGAGCCTCGCCGATTAG
- the rpsO gene encoding 30S ribosomal protein S15, which produces MPLTTARKAEIVAEYGSAAGDTGSPEVQVALLTERIRELTEHSRQHPHDHHSRRGLLLLVGQRKRMLRYLEEIDIERYRSLIKRLGLRR; this is translated from the coding sequence ATGCCACTCACCACCGCCCGTAAGGCCGAGATCGTTGCCGAGTACGGCAGCGCCGCAGGCGACACCGGTTCGCCCGAGGTGCAGGTCGCACTGCTCACCGAGCGCATTCGTGAGCTCACCGAGCACTCGCGCCAGCACCCGCACGACCACCACAGCCGTCGTGGTCTGCTGCTCCTGGTCGGTCAGCGCAAGCGCATGCTGCGTTACCTCGAGGAGATCGACATCGAGCGTTACCGTTCGCTGATCAAGCGTCTGGGCCTGCGCCGATAA
- a CDS encoding polyribonucleotide nucleotidyltransferase: protein MEGPEITFAEATIDNGKFGTRTVRFETGRLAKQAGGAVLCYLDEETTLLATTAAGKQPKDQFDFFPLTVDVEERMYAAGKIPGSFFRREGRPSTDAILTCRLIDRPLRPAFVKGLRNEVQVVITVLSLNPDHQYDVLAINGASASTQISGLPFSGPIGATRVSLIDGQWVAFPNFSDIERSTFDMVVAGRVVGDDVAIMMVEAESTESTWDLVKNQGAQAPTEEVVAQGLEAAKGFIRVLCEAQSELASKAAKEVQEFPLFLDYQDDAYKAVEQAGLADTEAAMQIGDKQEREHRLDEIKDSLKADLGGEGRPFEGRDKEISAAFRSLQKKLVRERILRDKVRIDGRGLKDIRALSAEVEVLPRVHGSAIFERGETQIMGVTTLNMLRMEQQLDTLSPVSRKRYMHNYNFPPYSTGETGRVGSPKRREIGHGALAERALMPVLPTREEFPYAIRQVSEALSSNGSTSMGSVCASTLSLLNAGVPLRAPVAGIAMGLVSAEVDGEVQYAALTDILGAEDAFGDMDFKVAGTKEFVTAIQLDTKLDGIPADVLAGALTQARDARLHILDVMNEAIDAPDEMSPFAPRVIAVKVPVDKIGEVIGPKGKMINQIQEDTGADISIEDDGTVYIGATDGPSAEAARAAINAIANPQMPEVGERFLGTVVKTTTFGAFVSLTPGKDGLLHISEVRKLVGGKRIDSVDDVLKIGQKVQVELKEIDPRGKLSLAVVEAAGSSDDSAPAASSDVPDAATGPVADAPASDDRSEAQVDTQADEVKGDNHADAEGSSDESGDGEGERRRRRRGGRGRGRKNDEGDNNEGSDSDSE, encoded by the coding sequence ATGGAGGGTCCAGAAATCACGTTCGCCGAAGCCACCATCGACAACGGCAAGTTCGGCACTCGTACGGTCCGGTTCGAGACCGGACGCCTCGCCAAGCAGGCCGGTGGAGCTGTGCTCTGCTACCTGGACGAAGAGACCACCTTGCTTGCGACCACTGCGGCCGGCAAGCAACCGAAGGACCAGTTCGACTTCTTCCCGCTGACGGTCGACGTCGAAGAGCGCATGTACGCCGCCGGCAAGATCCCCGGCAGCTTCTTCCGTCGCGAGGGTCGTCCCTCGACCGACGCGATCCTCACCTGCCGTCTGATCGACCGCCCGCTGCGTCCGGCCTTCGTCAAGGGTCTGCGCAACGAGGTCCAGGTCGTCATCACGGTGCTGTCGTTGAACCCCGACCATCAGTACGACGTGCTGGCGATCAACGGCGCCTCGGCGTCGACCCAGATCTCCGGTCTGCCGTTCTCCGGCCCGATCGGTGCCACCCGCGTCTCGCTGATCGACGGTCAGTGGGTTGCGTTCCCCAACTTCTCCGACATCGAGCGTTCGACCTTCGACATGGTCGTCGCCGGTCGGGTCGTCGGCGACGACGTCGCGATCATGATGGTCGAGGCCGAGTCGACCGAGTCCACCTGGGACCTGGTGAAGAACCAGGGTGCTCAGGCGCCGACCGAAGAGGTCGTCGCCCAGGGTCTGGAGGCCGCCAAGGGCTTCATTCGCGTGCTCTGTGAGGCGCAGTCGGAGCTTGCTTCGAAGGCTGCCAAGGAGGTGCAGGAGTTCCCGCTGTTCCTGGACTACCAGGACGACGCCTACAAGGCTGTCGAGCAGGCCGGCCTCGCCGACACCGAAGCTGCGATGCAGATCGGTGACAAGCAGGAGCGCGAGCACCGACTCGACGAGATCAAGGACTCGCTGAAGGCCGACCTGGGCGGCGAAGGCCGTCCGTTCGAGGGCCGCGACAAGGAGATCTCCGCTGCGTTCCGTTCGCTGCAGAAGAAGCTCGTCCGCGAGCGCATCCTGCGCGACAAGGTGCGCATCGACGGCCGTGGCCTGAAGGACATCCGTGCGCTCTCGGCCGAGGTCGAGGTGCTCCCGCGCGTTCACGGCTCGGCGATATTCGAGCGCGGCGAGACCCAGATCATGGGTGTCACCACGCTGAACATGCTGCGCATGGAGCAGCAGCTCGACACCCTTTCGCCGGTGTCGCGCAAGCGCTACATGCACAACTACAACTTCCCGCCGTACTCGACCGGTGAGACCGGCCGCGTGGGTTCGCCCAAGCGCCGCGAGATCGGTCACGGCGCCCTGGCCGAGCGTGCGCTCATGCCGGTGCTGCCGACCCGCGAGGAGTTCCCGTACGCCATCCGTCAGGTCTCCGAGGCGCTCAGCTCCAACGGTTCGACCTCGATGGGCTCGGTCTGCGCGTCCACCCTGTCCCTGCTGAACGCCGGTGTGCCGCTGCGCGCCCCGGTCGCCGGCATCGCCATGGGTCTGGTTTCCGCGGAGGTCGACGGCGAGGTGCAGTACGCCGCGCTGACCGACATCCTCGGTGCCGAGGACGCCTTCGGTGACATGGACTTCAAGGTCGCCGGTACCAAGGAGTTCGTCACCGCGATCCAGCTCGACACCAAGCTCGACGGCATCCCCGCCGACGTGCTCGCCGGTGCGCTGACCCAGGCCCGCGACGCGCGCCTGCACATCCTCGACGTGATGAACGAGGCGATCGACGCTCCCGACGAGATGTCGCCGTTCGCTCCGCGCGTCATCGCGGTGAAGGTGCCGGTCGACAAGATCGGTGAGGTCATCGGCCCGAAGGGCAAGATGATCAACCAGATCCAGGAGGACACCGGCGCCGACATCTCCATCGAGGACGACGGCACCGTCTACATCGGTGCGACCGATGGTCCGTCGGCCGAGGCTGCGCGCGCGGCGATCAACGCGATCGCCAACCCGCAGATGCCCGAGGTCGGCGAGCGCTTCCTGGGCACCGTCGTCAAGACGACCACCTTCGGTGCGTTCGTCTCCCTGACGCCGGGCAAGGATGGTCTGCTGCACATTTCCGAGGTGCGCAAGCTCGTCGGTGGCAAGCGCATCGACTCGGTGGACGACGTCCTGAAGATCGGCCAGAAGGTCCAGGTCGAGCTCAAGGAGATCGACCCGCGCGGCAAGCTCTCGCTTGCCGTGGTCGAGGCTGCAGGTTCCTCCGACGACTCGGCCCCGGCCGCTTCGTCCGATGTGCCGGACGCCGCCACCGGCCCGGTTGCCGACGCCCCGGCGTCCGATGACCGGTCCGAAGCTCAGGTCGACACCCAGGCCGACGAGGTCAAGGGCGACAACCACGCCGACGCCGAGGGTTCCTCGGACGAGTCGGGCGATGGTGAGGGCGAGCGTCGCCGTCGCCGTCGTGGTGGTCGCGGACGTGGCCGCAAGAACGACGAGGGTGACAACAACGAGGGGTCGGACTCCGACTCCGAGTGA
- a CDS encoding META domain-containing protein, translating into MMGARNKRIAAGGVAAAGLAAAIAWSSSAESNAGLTGRSWTLASVAEPGSPSQDASGSGARIQLSGNNIEGSDGCAPFRGKLVETADARYSTDAVAVATVACLNPQAGKGASIEAMNALLGTENFSLTSKDGRLVATTDDGWRLVFDRR; encoded by the coding sequence GTGATGGGAGCGAGGAACAAGCGCATCGCGGCCGGCGGTGTCGCCGCAGCCGGCCTTGCTGCCGCCATCGCGTGGTCCTCCTCTGCGGAGTCGAATGCCGGACTCACCGGTCGCTCCTGGACGCTCGCCTCGGTCGCCGAACCCGGCTCTCCCAGTCAGGACGCGTCCGGCTCCGGCGCGCGAATCCAACTGAGCGGCAACAACATCGAGGGCAGCGACGGCTGTGCACCGTTCAGGGGCAAACTTGTGGAAACGGCGGACGCTCGCTATTCGACGGACGCCGTCGCGGTGGCGACGGTCGCCTGCCTCAACCCACAGGCCGGCAAGGGCGCCTCGATCGAGGCAATGAACGCGTTGCTGGGCACGGAAAACTTCTCCCTGACCTCCAAGGACGGACGCCTGGTTGCGACGACGGACGACGGCTGGCGCCTGGTGTTCGACCGCCGCTGA
- a CDS encoding LLM class flavin-dependent oxidoreductase, with amino-acid sequence MKAFGFLSFGHYGFSGYEAREMLQQAVQLSVGADAIGVNGAYFRVHHFAKQAASPMPLLSAIAARTDNIEVGTGVVDMRYENPLYLAEEAAALDLLSDGRVALGVSRGSPEPALRGWEAFGYTGSADPRGADIARPKFERFMDAVRGVPVADADPAQFGPGQKLRIEPHAPGLDRRIWWGAGSRDTAEWAAAQGVNLMSSTLLTEATGQAFGDLQAEQIDRYRTAWKAAGHDWTPRVSVSRSVFPLMNAQDQMYFGLRSGDSADQVGVIDGFRSTFGKTYAAEPDVLIEQLRDDAAVMSADTLMLTIPAQLGVEYNLHVLRSFAEHVAPALGWKPNTDGPVQGDPIG; translated from the coding sequence ATGAAGGCTTTCGGTTTCTTGAGTTTCGGCCACTACGGCTTCTCCGGCTACGAAGCCCGCGAGATGTTGCAGCAGGCCGTGCAGTTGTCGGTCGGTGCCGACGCGATCGGCGTCAACGGCGCGTACTTTCGCGTGCACCACTTCGCCAAGCAGGCGGCGTCCCCGATGCCCCTGCTGAGCGCCATTGCTGCGCGCACCGACAACATCGAGGTGGGCACCGGCGTCGTCGACATGCGCTACGAGAACCCGCTCTACCTCGCGGAGGAAGCGGCGGCCCTGGACCTGCTGTCGGACGGCCGGGTGGCGCTGGGCGTGAGTCGTGGGTCACCCGAACCGGCGCTGCGCGGCTGGGAGGCGTTCGGGTACACCGGTTCCGCCGACCCCCGCGGCGCCGACATCGCGCGTCCGAAGTTCGAACGTTTCATGGACGCCGTACGTGGCGTGCCGGTGGCCGACGCCGACCCGGCCCAGTTCGGTCCCGGCCAGAAGTTGCGCATCGAACCGCACGCACCGGGGCTGGACCGTCGGATCTGGTGGGGAGCGGGTAGCCGTGACACCGCCGAGTGGGCTGCGGCACAGGGCGTGAACCTGATGAGTTCCACCCTGCTCACCGAGGCCACCGGCCAGGCGTTCGGTGACCTGCAGGCGGAGCAGATCGATCGCTACCGCACTGCGTGGAAGGCCGCCGGGCACGACTGGACGCCGAGAGTCTCGGTGAGCCGCAGCGTCTTTCCGTTGATGAACGCGCAGGACCAGATGTACTTCGGTCTGCGATCGGGCGACAGCGCCGACCAGGTCGGTGTGATCGACGGCTTCCGCTCGACGTTCGGCAAGACCTACGCCGCCGAGCCGGACGTGCTCATCGAACAATTGCGCGACGACGCGGCGGTGATGTCGGCCGACACCCTGATGTTGACCATCCCGGCTCAGCTGGGCGTCGAGTACAACCTGCACGTGCTGCGTTCGTTCGCCGAACATGTCGCGCCGGCGCTCGGGTGGAAGCCGAACACCGACGGTCCGGTGCAGGGCGATCCGATCGGCTGA
- a CDS encoding alkaline phosphatase D family protein, translating into MASLVLGPVLRYVGETNATIFVETDEHCRVTVRSEGREWSCQTFSAHGHHYAIVLVDGLEPASIQDYSVDLGDRQVWPEADSEFPPSRIATLDPAKDASFLFGSCRTSVSHDKEGTDLHGVDAMRSYAYEMRRNPDHWPDFVLFLGDQLYADDTSPQMRDFIEKRRGLDDPPGEEVKDFIEYAELYRLAWTEPANRWLLSTLSSAMIFDDHDVRDDWNTSAAWHEEMNKKPWWHERIVGALGSYWIYQHAGNLDHEALQDDKIWKIIAAHRDSSELDLTEVVDAFGEEVDKDPTTYRFSFTRDLGESRVIVIDSRAARDLRPDHRAMLDADELAWLDEQMRGDCQHLFIGSSLPFLLPTGIHDLESMNETWAQGDRPRLAKLGEKVRQAVDLEHWAAFEKSFRDVSQMVMQVARGERGKAPATITFLSGDVHNSYVNEVTRTREPIESKIVQAVCSPIRNPLPRHVRMLQGTLAGWMGGPMRSLVSKFPKVKKPDFDWETTHGPWFDNNLARVEVLGPRLLLTWARGDVEGDDYDNPGLVRVATVLID; encoded by the coding sequence ATGGCTTCATTGGTTCTTGGTCCCGTCCTGCGCTATGTGGGCGAGACGAACGCGACGATCTTCGTCGAGACCGACGAGCATTGCCGGGTGACCGTTCGCAGCGAGGGGCGCGAGTGGTCGTGTCAGACCTTCTCCGCGCACGGACACCACTACGCGATCGTGCTCGTCGACGGCCTCGAGCCGGCCAGCATCCAGGACTATTCGGTCGATCTCGGCGACCGGCAGGTCTGGCCCGAAGCCGACAGCGAGTTCCCGCCGAGCCGGATCGCAACGCTCGACCCCGCCAAGGACGCGTCCTTCCTGTTCGGTTCGTGCCGCACCTCGGTGTCGCACGACAAGGAGGGCACCGACCTGCACGGCGTCGACGCGATGCGTTCGTATGCGTACGAGATGCGGCGCAACCCCGACCACTGGCCCGACTTCGTTCTCTTCCTCGGTGACCAGTTGTACGCCGACGACACCTCGCCGCAGATGCGCGACTTCATCGAGAAGCGGCGAGGCCTCGACGACCCGCCCGGCGAGGAGGTCAAGGACTTCATCGAGTACGCCGAGCTCTACCGCCTCGCCTGGACCGAACCGGCCAACCGGTGGCTGCTGTCCACGCTGTCGAGCGCGATGATCTTCGACGACCACGACGTCCGTGACGACTGGAACACCTCGGCCGCCTGGCACGAGGAGATGAACAAGAAGCCGTGGTGGCACGAGCGCATCGTCGGCGCCCTCGGTTCGTACTGGATCTATCAGCACGCCGGCAACCTCGACCACGAGGCGCTGCAGGACGACAAGATCTGGAAGATCATTGCTGCACACCGCGATTCGAGCGAGCTCGACCTCACGGAGGTCGTCGACGCGTTCGGTGAGGAGGTCGACAAGGACCCCACCACGTACCGCTTCTCGTTCACCCGTGACCTGGGGGAGTCCCGCGTCATCGTGATCGATTCACGGGCGGCGCGCGACCTGCGTCCGGACCACCGGGCGATGCTCGACGCCGACGAACTCGCCTGGCTCGACGAGCAGATGCGCGGCGACTGCCAGCACCTGTTCATCGGATCGTCCTTGCCTTTCCTGCTCCCGACCGGAATCCACGACCTGGAGTCGATGAACGAGACCTGGGCGCAGGGTGACCGTCCTCGCCTGGCGAAGCTCGGTGAGAAGGTGCGGCAGGCCGTCGACCTCGAGCACTGGGCCGCGTTCGAGAAGTCCTTTCGCGACGTCTCGCAGATGGTGATGCAGGTGGCGCGCGGCGAGCGCGGCAAGGCGCCCGCCACGATCACCTTCCTGTCCGGCGACGTCCACAACTCCTACGTCAACGAGGTCACCAGGACCCGCGAGCCGATCGAGTCCAAGATCGTCCAGGCCGTCTGCTCGCCGATCCGCAACCCGCTGCCGCGCCACGTCCGCATGCTGCAGGGCACGCTCGCGGGCTGGATGGGCGGCCCGATGCGCTCGCTGGTCAGCAAGTTCCCCAAGGTCAAGAAGCCCGATTTCGACTGGGAGACCACCCACGGTCCGTGGTTCGACAACAACCTGGCCCGCGTCGAGGTACTCGGTCCGCGGTTGCTGCTCACCTGGGCCCGCGGTGACGTCGAGGGTGACGATTATGACAACCCGGGGCTCGTCCGCGTCGCAACGGTTCTCATCGATTGA
- a CDS encoding TRM11 family SAM-dependent methyltransferase: MHLIVTCAVGLEDLLRGDLQQAGARAVVSGEGELTVTVDEIDVVRSNPMVDRVAMSWSPGAPLEDAEKLCRAAGFDGDVAFRVHEKDPTVRDGIVRAVGYQTGWRNEPGDWQVNLVPGTNRAEIGPLAWAARFGAMERLPATTPPSVAAGVLRLAKLQPAMALLDPCGGVGTIPIVDAIGRDGRGLIVDLSPESIALARKNIRTFGLKDRVFTEEGDATYLDLADASVDRVVSDVPFGKRIGSNQENDTLYPGLVRELGRVLTQDGRAVIITDDKRRFADAVARDRSLKVVKETALRYNGVTPTAFSLTRVRARGR; the protein is encoded by the coding sequence ATGCATCTGATCGTCACCTGTGCCGTCGGCCTCGAAGACCTCCTGCGCGGCGACCTGCAGCAGGCGGGCGCCCGAGCGGTCGTCAGCGGCGAGGGTGAATTGACAGTCACCGTGGACGAGATCGATGTGGTCCGCTCGAACCCCATGGTCGACAGGGTGGCCATGTCCTGGTCGCCCGGAGCGCCGCTGGAGGATGCTGAAAAGCTGTGCCGCGCGGCCGGATTCGACGGCGACGTCGCGTTCCGGGTCCATGAGAAGGACCCCACCGTACGGGATGGGATCGTCCGGGCGGTCGGATATCAGACCGGATGGCGCAATGAACCGGGGGACTGGCAGGTCAACCTTGTTCCGGGGACGAATCGAGCCGAGATCGGCCCGCTCGCCTGGGCAGCCCGGTTCGGTGCGATGGAGCGTCTTCCCGCGACCACTCCGCCGTCGGTCGCGGCCGGCGTGCTGCGTTTGGCGAAACTGCAGCCCGCAATGGCGCTGCTCGACCCGTGCGGCGGTGTCGGCACGATCCCCATCGTGGACGCGATCGGACGAGACGGGCGCGGATTGATCGTCGACCTCAGCCCCGAGTCGATCGCCTTGGCGCGCAAAAATATTCGCACGTTCGGTCTGAAGGACCGGGTGTTCACCGAAGAGGGGGACGCCACCTACCTCGACCTGGCGGACGCGTCCGTCGATCGGGTCGTCTCCGATGTCCCGTTCGGCAAGCGGATCGGTTCGAACCAGGAGAACGACACGTTGTACCCCGGCCTGGTGCGGGAACTGGGTCGAGTACTGACTCAGGACGGGCGGGCGGTGATCATCACCGACGACAAGCGCCGGTTCGCCGATGCCGTTGCTCGTGACCGGTCATTGAAGGTCGTCAAGGAGACGGCGCTCCGATACAACGGAGTGACCCCGACAGCGTTCTCGCTCACCAGAGTTCGCGCCCGAGGGCGCTGA
- a CDS encoding DUF6457 domain-containing protein, with protein sequence MTDDKPAEPTRKEQQAWLRAVCVEIGVDPDLLDAGLVLDVTKEVAHRFVRPMAPVSSYALGIAVGLAAASGGPVDQKAIADKIVGTLPPASD encoded by the coding sequence ATGACTGACGACAAGCCCGCAGAACCCACCCGCAAGGAGCAGCAGGCATGGCTGCGCGCGGTGTGCGTCGAGATCGGTGTCGACCCGGATCTGCTGGATGCCGGACTCGTGCTTGACGTCACCAAGGAGGTGGCGCACCGCTTCGTGCGGCCAATGGCGCCGGTGAGCTCGTACGCACTCGGGATCGCCGTCGGGTTGGCGGCTGCCTCCGGGGGGCCGGTGGATCAGAAGGCAATCGCCGACAAGATCGTCGGCACGCTTCCCCCTGCATCCGACTGA
- the mobA gene encoding molybdenum cofactor guanylyltransferase has product MLDSDAYDAIVLAGGRGSRLGLVDKATLDVGDGPLLDGVLKAVDSARNVVVVGPPRDLPPSVHQIREDPVFGGPAAATVTGLRKLEGERAPWTLVLACDLPLAREAVPLLLAGRDRDGCVLADGRGHTQWVAGVYRTEPLVQAASALHDPTDKSMRALFGGIDVTAIEAPNRVCEDVDTWDQVASWNDYFIEGDPDD; this is encoded by the coding sequence ATGCTCGACTCGGACGCGTACGACGCGATCGTGCTGGCCGGCGGCCGTGGGTCACGGCTCGGCCTGGTCGACAAGGCGACACTCGACGTCGGTGACGGTCCACTCCTGGACGGAGTGCTGAAGGCGGTCGACAGCGCACGCAATGTCGTCGTCGTCGGCCCGCCTCGCGACCTGCCGCCGAGCGTGCACCAGATTCGGGAGGACCCCGTCTTCGGCGGACCGGCTGCCGCAACGGTCACCGGTCTGCGCAAACTCGAGGGCGAACGCGCACCGTGGACGCTGGTGCTCGCCTGTGACCTGCCGTTGGCGCGGGAGGCCGTGCCGCTGTTGCTCGCCGGCCGCGATCGCGATGGCTGCGTGCTGGCCGACGGCCGCGGGCATACCCAATGGGTCGCAGGTGTGTACCGCACCGAGCCGCTCGTGCAGGCCGCGTCAGCCCTGCACGATCCCACCGACAAATCGATGCGCGCCCTCTTCGGCGGCATCGACGTCACCGCGATCGAAGCGCCCAATCGCGTCTGCGAGGACGTCGACACCTGGGACCAGGTCGCCTCCTGGAACGACTACTTCATCGAAGGAGATCCCGATGACTGA
- the dapB gene encoding 4-hydroxy-tetrahydrodipicolinate reductase yields MTERIKVAVIGASGRMGSQAVRAVQDAVDLELVGTFDQGDDLGDLGGAQVAVELTVPSASAANIAHCVRQGVHAVVGTTGWEEEKLAALEKELVQQPEVGVLIAPNFAIGALLMMSFAEQAARFYESVEVVETHHPDKVDAPSGTAARTARIIAEARREAGLGDVPDATEHDPDGARGAVVDGVPVHALRLRGRVAHQEVVFGGVGEALTIRHDSFDRISFMPGVLTGVREVGKHPGLTVGLENFLGL; encoded by the coding sequence GTGACTGAGCGCATCAAGGTGGCAGTGATCGGTGCTTCGGGCCGCATGGGTTCCCAGGCGGTGCGGGCGGTGCAGGACGCCGTCGACCTCGAACTCGTGGGCACCTTCGACCAGGGCGACGACCTCGGTGACCTCGGCGGAGCCCAGGTTGCTGTGGAGTTGACCGTTCCGTCGGCGTCAGCTGCGAACATCGCCCATTGCGTCCGTCAGGGAGTCCATGCCGTGGTCGGCACGACCGGCTGGGAGGAGGAGAAGCTCGCCGCGTTGGAGAAGGAATTGGTTCAGCAACCGGAGGTCGGCGTCCTCATCGCGCCGAACTTCGCCATTGGCGCGCTGCTGATGATGTCGTTCGCCGAGCAGGCGGCCCGTTTCTATGAGTCCGTCGAGGTCGTCGAGACCCATCACCCCGACAAGGTGGACGCGCCGTCCGGCACCGCCGCGCGGACGGCCCGGATCATCGCTGAGGCACGGCGCGAGGCCGGTCTGGGCGACGTCCCGGACGCCACCGAGCACGACCCGGACGGTGCCCGCGGAGCCGTCGTCGACGGCGTCCCTGTGCACGCGCTGCGTCTGCGCGGACGCGTGGCGCATCAGGAGGTCGTGTTCGGCGGAGTCGGTGAGGCGCTGACGATCCGGCACGACTCGTTCGACCGGATCAGCTTCATGCCAGGCGTCCTCACCGGTGTCCGGGAGGTCGGCAAGCACCCGGGTCTGACCGTCGGTCTGGAGAACTTCCTGGGTCTGTGA
- a CDS encoding DedA family protein, with protein MFDGLLNALGDLMGSLWIYPLIAVISLVDAIVPIFPSEAPLIMAGVYAGSTGSPNLILIMLCAGAGAMAGDHIAYSIGRAAAGKIDRIPQHTRRGRAIAGAKRLLESRGGMALVIGRFIPWGRIATTVVFGAMRYPQVRFTMFDAIGVTAWALHGTLMGYIGGHAFEQEPLKGLALGLGMAIAVSALIELVRWLLARRQRSGSPVEAEDPQPTGNTDRISARG; from the coding sequence ATGTTCGACGGTCTGCTGAATGCCCTCGGCGATCTCATGGGGTCGCTGTGGATCTACCCGCTGATCGCCGTCATCTCCCTGGTCGATGCGATCGTGCCCATCTTCCCCAGCGAAGCGCCCTTGATCATGGCCGGTGTGTACGCGGGATCGACGGGCTCACCGAACCTGATTCTGATCATGCTCTGCGCGGGCGCCGGGGCGATGGCAGGCGACCACATCGCGTATTCGATCGGTCGGGCCGCAGCCGGCAAGATCGATCGAATCCCGCAGCACACCCGCCGCGGTAGGGCGATCGCCGGCGCGAAGCGGTTGCTGGAGTCCCGTGGTGGCATGGCCCTGGTCATCGGCCGGTTCATTCCCTGGGGACGCATCGCCACCACGGTCGTCTTCGGTGCGATGCGTTATCCACAAGTGCGGTTCACCATGTTCGACGCGATCGGGGTGACGGCGTGGGCACTGCACGGCACGCTGATGGGCTACATCGGCGGCCACGCCTTCGAGCAGGAACCGCTCAAAGGACTCGCGCTCGGCCTCGGTATGGCGATCGCGGTCTCGGCCCTCATCGAACTGGTCCGCTGGCTCCTCGCTCGGCGACAACGCAGCGGGTCCCCGGTCGAAGCCGAGGACCCGCAACCGACGGGCAACACCGATCGGATCAGCGCACGAGGATGA